In one window of Mytilus galloprovincialis chromosome 6, xbMytGall1.hap1.1, whole genome shotgun sequence DNA:
- the LOC143079094 gene encoding uncharacterized protein LOC143079094 isoform X1 encodes MVYCAAYGCNNEAKKGTGISFFRFPTDVQLRKAWIHFCRRWNFVPGPNHRLCSAHFSKQSFTKDPDLMTQLGITYKLTLLPDAKPDVPVPDTGIQDGEKLSIPIRRGAFEKRRKAEILQMAYDSHVSAPTPKQKDTATSVQLDDTEVLPCTPIEGEMIPQPKPVETPQPKPVETPQPKPVETPFKPSTSIRMVNKKLQVKLHPQRRTRGHQTDQKITGAMTVQTKTFSTTATQTDGPSPCIDVENHSDSDDEVAEPEDSDSDYNPTDDEMSSDDDSDTESEMNYKLNSKATPAEEKQFMVSESALSELLSVCRYCSGEAVALIKNTKGSMVVTNTVCLKGHVSIWKSQSCHNNLPWGNLMTATAILCSGSNSSKVLQMFQHLNMQTISSRTYNRLQTLYISPSASRAWDAEQTSLLTDLYDKEVIVGGDARCDSPGYSAKYGSYTMMDLETSKILDFQLVQCNEVKGSAHMELEGLKRSIRYLENMMHIKIKDLVTDRHSSIKKFMRTEQDRTNHLFDVWHVAKGISKKLEAAAKKSGSKDIRPWIKSIVNHIYWISSSCGTNGDLKLAKWRSIVNHISNKHENHSILYPRCEHQPITVDRQWLNEGSVPYKRLKDIVESRYLMVDVPKLSPVYQTYSLEVFHSLVNHFCPKSTHFFYPTMLARLSIAALHYNENSGRQQATTKTGEQRFSMCYPKAKKGTEAVVKPKKTAPTFVYVTLIKQAVVERRREEFKSYTSASDDVRVYNNHHPDHMTSTFTPFRKNDLIQRHRSRFQRQ; translated from the exons ATGGTGTATTGTGCAGCCTATGGGTGCAACAATGAGGCAAAAAAAGGCACTGGGATAAGTTTTTTCCGTTTCCCAACTGATGTTCAACTTCGGAAGGCGTGGATACATTTCTGCAGAAGGTGGAACTTTGTACCTGGACCAAATCATAGATTGTGTTCGGCACATTTCTCCAAACAGAGTTTTACCAAAGACCCCGATTTGATGACACAACTTGGAATTACATACAAGCTAACCCTACTACCTGACGCAAAGCCCGACGTACCTGTACCTGACACAGGTATCCAAGATGGCGAGAAGCTGAGCATCCCCATCAGAAGAGGTGCCTTTGAGAAACGCCGAAAGGCAGAg ATTTTGCAAATGGCATATGATAGTCATGTGAGTGCACCGACTCCAAAGCAAAAAGACACAGCCACATCTGTCCAGTTGGACGACACAGAGGTTCTTCCATGTACTCCAATTGAAGGTGAAATGATACCACAGCCCAAGCCAGTGGAAACGCCTCAGCCCAAACCAGTTGAAACACCTCAGCCCAAGCCAGTGGAAACACCTTTCAAGCCTAGCACATCAATCAGGATGGTTAACAAAAAGCTACAAGTGAAATTACATCCACAACGTAGAACCAGGGGTCATCAGACTGACCAGAAGATAACAGGTGCTATGACAGTCCAGACGAAGACTTTCAGTACAACAGCAACACAGACAGATGGACCATCACCCTGTATAGATGTAGAGAACCATAGCGACAGTGATGATGAAGTTGCAGAACCTGAGGATAGTGACTCAGACTACAATCCAACAGATGATGAAATGAG ttCTGATGATGATTCAGATACTGAGTCTGAAATGAACTACAAACTCAACTCCAAGGCTACCCCAGCTGAAGAAAAACAGTTTATGGTGAGTGAGTCAGCACTATCCGAGCTCTTGTCTGTTTGTCGTTACTGCTCTGGTGAAGCTGTTGCCCTTATAAAGAATACCAAAGGTTCCATGGTTGTCACCAACACAGTCTGTTTGAAGGGGCATGTATCCATCTGGAAGAGCCAGTCTTGCCACAACAACTTACCATGGGGTAATCTGATGACAGCAACTGCCATCCTGTGTAGCGGGTCCAACTCCAGTAAAGTTCTACAGATGTTTCAACACCTCAACATGCAGACCATATCTTCAAGAACCTACAACAGACTACAGACTTTGTATATATCTCCATCTGCTTCTAGGGCCTGGGATGCAGAGCAGACATCACTTCTCACAGACCTGTATGACAAAGAAGTTATTGTTGGTGGGGATGCAAGATGTGATTCTCCTGGCTATTCTGCAAAGTACGGATCATACACCATGATGGATTTGGAGACCAGCAAGATTTTAGACTTCCAATTGGTACAG tgcaACGAAGTGAAAGGCTCTGCTCATATGGAGTTGGAAGGTTTGAAGAGGTCCATCAGATACCTAGAGAACATGATGCACATCAAAATTAAAGATTTAGTCACAGACAGACATTCTTCAATAAAGAAGTTCATGCGCACTGAGCAAGACAGAACAAACCACCTGTTTGATGTGTGGCATGTAGCTAAAG GAATATCTAAGAAGCTTGAAGCTGCTGCAAAGAAGTCGGGTAGTAAGGACATTCGTCCATGGATCAAATCCATAGTCAACCACATCTATTGGATATCATCTTCCTGTGGTACTAACGGAGACCTGAAGTTGGCAAAATGGCGGTCAATAGTAAACCACATCAGCAACAAACATGAGAACCACTCCATACTTTATCCAAGATGTGAGCATCAGCCTATCACAGTAGACCGGCAGTGGTTAAATGAAG GTTCAGTTCCATACAAGAGACTAAAGGACATTGTGGAAAGCAGGTACCTAATGGTAGATGTACCCAAGTTATCACCTGTTTACCAGACATACTCTTTGGAGGTGTTCCATTCCTTGGTGAACCACTTCTGCCCAAAAAGCACCCACTTCTTCTACCCAACAATGCTTGCAAG ATTGAGTATTGCTGCTCTTCATTATAACGAGAACAGTGGGAGACAGCAAGCAACAACCAAGACTGGGGAACAGCGTTTCAGTATGTGTTACCCAAAGGCCAAAAAGGGTACTGAGGCAGTGGTCAAGCCAAAGAAGACTGCACCAACATTTG tttatgtgACCCTCATCAAACAGGCTGTGGTAGAGAGAAGACGAGAAGAGTTCAAATCATATACATCTGCTTCTGATGATGTGCGTGTATACAACAATCACCATCCAGATCACATGACATCAACATTCACCCCGTTCAGGAAGAATGACCTTATTCAAAGACACAGATCACGATTTCAAAGACAGTAA
- the LOC143078523 gene encoding deoxynucleoside triphosphate triphosphohydrolase SAMHD1-like: MAKILNDSIHGIITLHPLLFKIIDTPQFQRLRNIKQLGGCYFVYPGASHNRFEHSIGTCHLASKLADHLQLKLQEDINKMKEKEQDYSRLQKAVMTPKDKLCIEIAALCHDLGHGPFSHLFDQMFPAAMKKKYMDNKTLTVCTKDDSNSKKKEVK; the protein is encoded by the exons ATGGCAAAG atactgaatgattcgATACATGGTATTATTACATTGCATCCATTGTTGTTCAAGATAATTGATACGCCACAGTTTCAGAGACTGAGGAACATTAAACAACTTGGGGGATGTTACTTTGTTTATCCTGGTGCATCACATAACCGATTTGAACATAGCATTGG AACATGTCACTTAGCCAGCAAATTAGCAGATCATTTACAGTTGAAACTGCAAGAAGACAtcaacaaaatgaaagaaaaagagCAAGACTATTCAAGGCTCCAAAAAGCAGTAATGACCCCTAAAGATAAATTGTGTATCGAAATAGCTGCTTTATGTCACGACTTAG GGCATGGACCATTTTCACATTTGTTTGATCAGATGTTTCCCGCAGCAATGAAGAAGAAATATATGGATAATAAGACGTTGACGGTGTGTACTAAGGATGACAGTAACAGCAAGAAGAAagaggtaaaataa
- the LOC143078524 gene encoding deoxynucleoside triphosphate triphosphohydrolase SAMHD1-like gives MLDNNESLKKEFYETLTEKDLKMIGDLIDGKVSKENKQQNVDEVVEDDSQQYKKYMYEIVANKRNAIDVDKMDYFARDCHGLGMTSNFNHMRFISQCRVMFIKDSNETTIAVREKEELNLYELFHTRNGLFRRAYQHPVTHGIQLMIADALVAANDHLPIVTDNGEVKMSKAFDDMYAYEKLTDSVLDVILMSRNEGLNKSKDLIHRIYNRQLYKVVGRTDPKTEFTKKKLKKYEEDLLKNDQQFGKDDFNLQTLRFSYGKDLQNPIKLVYFYKKDSDECVEGKDPKETSLFLPSENFQEEIILLYSTCIDDKKTKYIKRKWDEIQKKQEDL, from the exons ATGCTTGACAACAATGAAAGCCTTAAGAAAGAATTCTATGAAACATTAACAGaaaaagatttgaaaatgatTGGAGACCTGATTGACGGCAAG gtatcaaaagaaaataaacaacagAACGTGGATGAG GTTGTAGAAGACGATTCACAACAGtacaaaaagtacatgtatgag atagtggcAAACAAACGGAATGCGATAGACGTGGACAAAATGGACTATTTTGCCAGAGACTGTCATGGCCTAGGAATGACGAGCAATTTCAATCACATGCGTTTTATAAGCCAATGTCGGGTCATGTTTATTAAAGATTCTAATGAAACAACCATAGCCGTAAGAGAAAAG GAGGAACTTAATTTATATGAATTATTCCACACACGCAATGGGCTTTTTAGACGTGCATACCAACACCCAGTTACACATGGTATTCAACTTAT GATAGCTGACGCTTTAGTTGCTGCCAACGACCATCTACCTATCGTAACTGATAA CGGAGAAGTAAAGATGAGTAAGGCTTTTGATGATATGTACGCATATGAGAAATTAACTGACAGTGTTCTTGATGTTATCCTGATGAGTAGAAACGAAGGGTTGAACAAATCAAAGGATCTTATACACCGGATTTATAACCGTCAGCTTTATAAGGTTGTCGGTAGGACAGACCCCAAAACA gaatttacaaaaaagaagctAAAAAAATACGAGGAAGATTTACTAAAAAATGATCAACAGTTTGGGAAAGATGATTTTAATTTGCAG acACTCAGGTTTTCCTATGGAAAGGATCTGCAAAACCCAATCAAACTCGTCTACTTCTATAAAAAGGACAGTGATGAATGTGTTGAAGGGAAAGATCCAAAAGAG ACGTCCTTGTTTTTGCCTTCTGAGAATTTCCAAGAAGAAATCATACTTTTATATTCAACATGCATAGatgataaaaagacaaaatacattAAAAGGAAGTGGGATGAAATACAGAAAAAACAAGAAGACTTGTAG
- the LOC143079094 gene encoding uncharacterized protein LOC143079094 isoform X2, with product MAYDSHVSAPTPKQKDTATSVQLDDTEVLPCTPIEGEMIPQPKPVETPQPKPVETPQPKPVETPFKPSTSIRMVNKKLQVKLHPQRRTRGHQTDQKITGAMTVQTKTFSTTATQTDGPSPCIDVENHSDSDDEVAEPEDSDSDYNPTDDEMSSDDDSDTESEMNYKLNSKATPAEEKQFMVSESALSELLSVCRYCSGEAVALIKNTKGSMVVTNTVCLKGHVSIWKSQSCHNNLPWGNLMTATAILCSGSNSSKVLQMFQHLNMQTISSRTYNRLQTLYISPSASRAWDAEQTSLLTDLYDKEVIVGGDARCDSPGYSAKYGSYTMMDLETSKILDFQLVQCNEVKGSAHMELEGLKRSIRYLENMMHIKIKDLVTDRHSSIKKFMRTEQDRTNHLFDVWHVAKGISKKLEAAAKKSGSKDIRPWIKSIVNHIYWISSSCGTNGDLKLAKWRSIVNHISNKHENHSILYPRCEHQPITVDRQWLNEGSVPYKRLKDIVESRYLMVDVPKLSPVYQTYSLEVFHSLVNHFCPKSTHFFYPTMLARLSIAALHYNENSGRQQATTKTGEQRFSMCYPKAKKGTEAVVKPKKTAPTFVYVTLIKQAVVERRREEFKSYTSASDDVRVYNNHHPDHMTSTFTPFRKNDLIQRHRSRFQRQ from the exons ATGGCATATGATAGTCATGTGAGTGCACCGACTCCAAAGCAAAAAGACACAGCCACATCTGTCCAGTTGGACGACACAGAGGTTCTTCCATGTACTCCAATTGAAGGTGAAATGATACCACAGCCCAAGCCAGTGGAAACGCCTCAGCCCAAACCAGTTGAAACACCTCAGCCCAAGCCAGTGGAAACACCTTTCAAGCCTAGCACATCAATCAGGATGGTTAACAAAAAGCTACAAGTGAAATTACATCCACAACGTAGAACCAGGGGTCATCAGACTGACCAGAAGATAACAGGTGCTATGACAGTCCAGACGAAGACTTTCAGTACAACAGCAACACAGACAGATGGACCATCACCCTGTATAGATGTAGAGAACCATAGCGACAGTGATGATGAAGTTGCAGAACCTGAGGATAGTGACTCAGACTACAATCCAACAGATGATGAAATGAG ttCTGATGATGATTCAGATACTGAGTCTGAAATGAACTACAAACTCAACTCCAAGGCTACCCCAGCTGAAGAAAAACAGTTTATGGTGAGTGAGTCAGCACTATCCGAGCTCTTGTCTGTTTGTCGTTACTGCTCTGGTGAAGCTGTTGCCCTTATAAAGAATACCAAAGGTTCCATGGTTGTCACCAACACAGTCTGTTTGAAGGGGCATGTATCCATCTGGAAGAGCCAGTCTTGCCACAACAACTTACCATGGGGTAATCTGATGACAGCAACTGCCATCCTGTGTAGCGGGTCCAACTCCAGTAAAGTTCTACAGATGTTTCAACACCTCAACATGCAGACCATATCTTCAAGAACCTACAACAGACTACAGACTTTGTATATATCTCCATCTGCTTCTAGGGCCTGGGATGCAGAGCAGACATCACTTCTCACAGACCTGTATGACAAAGAAGTTATTGTTGGTGGGGATGCAAGATGTGATTCTCCTGGCTATTCTGCAAAGTACGGATCATACACCATGATGGATTTGGAGACCAGCAAGATTTTAGACTTCCAATTGGTACAG tgcaACGAAGTGAAAGGCTCTGCTCATATGGAGTTGGAAGGTTTGAAGAGGTCCATCAGATACCTAGAGAACATGATGCACATCAAAATTAAAGATTTAGTCACAGACAGACATTCTTCAATAAAGAAGTTCATGCGCACTGAGCAAGACAGAACAAACCACCTGTTTGATGTGTGGCATGTAGCTAAAG GAATATCTAAGAAGCTTGAAGCTGCTGCAAAGAAGTCGGGTAGTAAGGACATTCGTCCATGGATCAAATCCATAGTCAACCACATCTATTGGATATCATCTTCCTGTGGTACTAACGGAGACCTGAAGTTGGCAAAATGGCGGTCAATAGTAAACCACATCAGCAACAAACATGAGAACCACTCCATACTTTATCCAAGATGTGAGCATCAGCCTATCACAGTAGACCGGCAGTGGTTAAATGAAG GTTCAGTTCCATACAAGAGACTAAAGGACATTGTGGAAAGCAGGTACCTAATGGTAGATGTACCCAAGTTATCACCTGTTTACCAGACATACTCTTTGGAGGTGTTCCATTCCTTGGTGAACCACTTCTGCCCAAAAAGCACCCACTTCTTCTACCCAACAATGCTTGCAAG ATTGAGTATTGCTGCTCTTCATTATAACGAGAACAGTGGGAGACAGCAAGCAACAACCAAGACTGGGGAACAGCGTTTCAGTATGTGTTACCCAAAGGCCAAAAAGGGTACTGAGGCAGTGGTCAAGCCAAAGAAGACTGCACCAACATTTG tttatgtgACCCTCATCAAACAGGCTGTGGTAGAGAGAAGACGAGAAGAGTTCAAATCATATACATCTGCTTCTGATGATGTGCGTGTATACAACAATCACCATCCAGATCACATGACATCAACATTCACCCCGTTCAGGAAGAATGACCTTATTCAAAGACACAGATCACGATTTCAAAGACAGTAA